From Enterococcus mundtii, the proteins below share one genomic window:
- the nusA gene encoding transcription termination factor NusA has product MSKEMLNALDALEAEKGISKEIVIDALEAALVSAYKRHYGQAQNVEVEFEQKKGKIHVYAVKEVTEEVMDSQLEVSLKDALLINPAYEIGDKIRFEVTPKDFGRIAAQTAKQVILQRVREAERTIIYNEFSAYEKDIMQGIVERQDKRYIYVNLGKIEAVLSKQDQMPNEFYQPHDRIKVYVSRVENTSKGPQVFVSRSHPDLLRRLFEQEVPEVYDGLVEIVSVAREAGDRSKVAVRSTDPNIDAVGTCVGPKGQRVQAIVNELKGENMDIVEWDEDPAVFIANALNPSQVVDVIFDEQNPKACTVVVPDYQLSLAIGKRGQNARLAAKLTNHKIDIKSESDMTEFYEKKAQAEAAISEELHDEAIIQSDLTDDEYQTIAFEDETTEVTEQEEI; this is encoded by the coding sequence ATGAGTAAAGAAATGTTGAACGCGTTAGATGCTTTAGAGGCTGAAAAAGGAATCTCAAAAGAAATCGTGATCGACGCTTTAGAAGCTGCGTTAGTTTCTGCATACAAACGCCATTATGGGCAAGCACAAAACGTAGAAGTAGAATTTGAACAAAAAAAAGGCAAGATCCATGTCTATGCAGTGAAAGAAGTCACCGAAGAAGTGATGGACTCACAATTAGAAGTATCTTTGAAAGACGCCTTGTTGATCAATCCTGCTTACGAGATCGGTGACAAGATCCGTTTTGAAGTCACACCAAAAGATTTCGGTCGTATCGCTGCCCAAACAGCTAAGCAAGTCATCTTGCAACGTGTACGTGAAGCAGAACGCACAATCATCTATAACGAATTCAGTGCGTATGAAAAAGACATTATGCAAGGGATCGTTGAACGTCAAGACAAACGTTATATCTATGTCAATTTAGGTAAAATCGAAGCAGTCCTATCAAAACAAGACCAAATGCCAAATGAATTTTATCAACCACATGATCGTATCAAAGTATATGTATCACGTGTTGAGAATACATCAAAAGGCCCTCAAGTCTTTGTTAGCCGTAGTCATCCTGATCTTTTGCGTCGCTTGTTCGAACAAGAAGTACCAGAAGTTTATGATGGACTTGTTGAAATCGTCAGCGTTGCTAGAGAAGCAGGCGATCGTTCAAAAGTGGCTGTTCGCTCAACTGATCCGAATATCGATGCTGTCGGCACATGTGTCGGTCCTAAAGGCCAACGTGTCCAAGCAATCGTGAATGAATTGAAGGGCGAAAACATGGATATCGTCGAGTGGGATGAAGATCCTGCGGTGTTCATTGCGAACGCATTGAATCCTTCACAAGTCGTGGATGTCATTTTTGACGAACAAAATCCAAAAGCTTGTACGGTCGTTGTGCCGGATTATCAATTGTCATTGGCAATCGGTAAACGCGGACAAAATGCGCGTCTAGCAGCCAAATTGACGAACCACAAAATCGACATCAAATCAGAGTCAGACATGACTGAATTCTATGAGAAAAAAGCTCAGGCAGAAGCAGCGATCTCTGAAGAATTACACGATGAAGCAATCATCCAATCAGATTTGACAGATGATGAATATCAAACAATCGCATTTGAAGACGAAACAACCGAAGTAACTGAACAAGAAGAAATTTAA
- the rimP gene encoding ribosome maturation factor RimP produces MSSVVETVTEMVTPILDEQKFELVEVEFVKEGKSWFLRVFIDKEGGIDIEECAFVSEKLSEKLDTTEPDPIPQAYFLEVSSPGAERPLKKEADYEKARGEYIHVSLYQPVDGEKQYEGFLQSFDAEQLTLKIRIKTREKEIVFDRKNIAKARLAIQF; encoded by the coding sequence TTGAGTAGCGTCGTTGAAACAGTCACAGAAATGGTGACACCGATCTTAGATGAACAAAAGTTTGAGCTAGTAGAAGTAGAATTTGTCAAAGAAGGAAAAAGCTGGTTTTTACGGGTGTTTATAGATAAAGAAGGCGGAATCGACATTGAAGAATGCGCATTTGTCAGTGAAAAATTAAGTGAGAAACTTGATACGACAGAGCCAGACCCGATACCACAAGCATATTTCCTAGAGGTATCATCTCCAGGCGCAGAACGCCCTTTGAAAAAAGAGGCAGATTATGAAAAAGCACGAGGAGAGTATATCCATGTGTCTTTATATCAACCAGTTGACGGAGAAAAACAATACGAAGGTTTTCTCCAATCATTTGATGCTGAACAGCTTACATTGAAGATACGCATAAAGACACGGGAAAAAGAAATTGTTTTTGACCGTAAGAATATTGCCAAAGCTCGCTTAGCAATCCAATTTTAA